The following DNA comes from Deltaproteobacteria bacterium.
ACCAGCTTCTCCACTCCGTGGAAAAGGCGCTCGAGCGCAGGCGGCTCGCCACGGAAGTGCGCGATCTTCGTATACGCGCAGGAGGCATCGAACGGGAAATCGTAAGCGCCTCCCCCGCGATGAAACAGGTCATCTCCATCGCCGACCGGGTTGCCGGGACCGAAGCCACGGTTCTTGTCACCGGAGAGAGCGGCACGGGGAAGGAAGCCGTCGCCAGGCGGATCCACGTGCGGTCGCGGCGCGCGGAGGGTCCGTTCGTGGCGGTCAACTGTGCGGCGATCCCCGGGGAACTCCTCGAGTCCGAGTTGTTCGGCCACGCCCGCGGCGCGTTCACGGGCGCGGTGCGCGACCGTGCGGGCCGGTTTCGGCAGGCGGAGAGCGGAACGCTCTTTCTCGATGAAATCGGCGAAATCCCTCTCCCTCTCCAGGCAAAGCTTCTTCGGGCGGTCCAGGAGCGCGCGGTCGACGTGGTTGGAAGCGACCGGCCGGTTCATGTCGACGTCCGGATCGTGGCAGCGACCAACCGGGACTTGCCTGCGCTTATCCGCGAAGGCGCCTTCCGGGAAGACCTCTACTACCGGCTGAACGTCGTCGAAATCCGCGTGCCTCCCCTCCGGGAGAGGCCCGAGGACATTCCGCCGCTGGTGGAATATTTCATGAAAGGGCTCGGCGAAGGCCGGGACTTGACCGTGCCTTCGAATGTCATGTCGGAGTTGAAACGACGGCCCTGGCCCGGCAACGTCCGCGAGCTGTCGAACGCCTGCGA
Coding sequences within:
- a CDS encoding sigma-54-dependent Fis family transcriptional regulator: MAERILFIDDDRAGREVALFNLRKAGYEVVAASDGQEGLDAFSSDRFALVITDVKMPGISGIDVLRRIRSQAPDTPVLVITAFGNVETAVEAMKEGAYDFIGKPFHRDQLLHSVEKALERRRLATEVRDLRIRAGGIEREIVSASPAMKQVISIADRVAGTEATVLVTGESGTGKEAVARRIHVRSRRAEGPFVAVNCAAIPGELLESELFGHARGAFTGAVRDRAGRFRQAESGTLFLDEIGEIPLPLQAKLLRAVQERAVDVVGSDRPVHVDVRIVAATNRDLPALIREGAFREDLYYRLNVVEIRVPPLRERPEDIPPLVEYFMKGLGEGRDLTVPSNVMSELKRRPWPGNVRELSNACERMAILCRGDDVSMDDLPPAGQGTQGGKDGSAAEGADEWPVLPPDGLSLVDLEKRVIERALRLKGGNITQTAAYLRIPRHILVYRIEKHGIRRDG